In a genomic window of Zingiber officinale cultivar Zhangliang unplaced genomic scaffold, Zo_v1.1 ctg135, whole genome shotgun sequence:
- the LOC122036255 gene encoding probable phosphoribosylformylglycinamidine synthase, chloroplastic/mitochondrial encodes MVVLGDTATTGFSRLHAFRASTGRERSGLFRSKHCQPSRCHLIRGGLNRWHGHGLSVGGVLTPRFPLLLSRRDAVLKGQQSSLVEESDALGRYPEIIHFFRRPLLHDSAIAELLRQVQVKVSGDIVDIKTEICFNIGLDGVLSVEKLGTLKWLLQETFEPENFQSESFLEKEVGIDAGTVIVEVGPRMSFTTAWSTNAGSICRACSLTEVTRMEQSRRYLLRVKKGSKPLDEHQIRDFASLIHDRMTECVYPVKLTTFHTSAAPDPVIVIPVIERGRQALEEINLKMGLAFDEQDIQYYTRLFRDDIKRNPTSVELFDIAQSNSEHSRHWFFNGKLIIDGETMDKTLMQIVKDTLKANPNNSVIGFKDNSSAIKGFKVSQLRPTSPGVTSSLHNMIHELDVLFTAETHNFPCAVAPYPGAETGAGGRIRDTHATGRGSFVVASTAGYCVGNLHIEGAYAPWEDRSFSYPSNLASPLQILIFASDGASDYGNKFGEPLIQGYTRTFGMRLPNGERREWLKPIMFSGGIGQIDHVHVSKGEPEVGMLVVKIGGPAYRIGMGGGAASSMVSGQNDAELDFNAVQRGDAEMAQKLYRVVRACIEMGDKNPIISIHDQGAGGNCNVVKEIIYPEGAEIDIRSIVVGDHTMSVLEIWGAEYQEQDALLVKSESRSLLQSVCDRERVSMAVIGTINGSGQIVLVDSLAIDHCKTNGLPLPPPVENLELEKVLGDMPQKIFEFKRVPTMMEPLDIAPATTLLDCLKRVLKLPSVCSKRFLTTKVDRCVTGLVAQQQTVGPLQLPLADVAVIAQSYANLTGGACAIGEQPLKGLLNPKAMARLALGESLTNLVWAKITSLGDVKASGNWMYAAKLDGEGAAMYDAAMSLSESMIQLGIAIDGGKDSLSMAANAAGEVVKAPGNLVISTYVTCPDIRKTVTPDLKLGDDGILLHIDLAKGHRRLGGSALAQAFDQVGDECPDLDDVLYLKKVFEAVQELLSEQLISAGHDISDGGIIVCILEMAFAGNCGVQLNLSSKGHGPFQVLFAEELGLVLEVNSLHADKVMQKLKAVGVSGEIIGNVTAMPTIELSVDGIKLLKEETSFLRDLWEETSFQLEGLQRLASCVELEKEGLKHRHAPSWTLSFTPKFTDEKLILATSKPRVAIIREEGSNGDREMSAAFHAAGFEPWDVTMSDLLLGQVSLNKFRGVAFVGGFSYADVLDSAKGWSASIRFNQPLLQQFQDFYHRPDTFSLGVCNGCQLMALLGWVPGAGVGGSLGDGGDMSQPRFIHNESGRFECRFTSVRIGKSPAMMFEGMEGSTLGVWAAHGEGRAYFPDDGVLDRILKSDLAPLRYCDDEGSVSEVYPFNPNGSPLGIAALCSPDGRHLAMMPHPERCFMMWQFPWFPKEWDADKRGPSPWLRMFQNAREWCS; translated from the exons ATGGTTGTTCTGGGGGATACGGCTACAACTGGCTTCTCGCGCCTCCATGCTTTCCGCGCTAGTACG GGAAGGGAAAGGTCTGGCCTTTTTAGGTCTAAGCACTGCCAACCTAGTAGGTGCCACCTTATTCGAGGTGGCTTGAATCGTTGGCATGGGCACGGATTGTCAGTTGGTGGAGTTTTGACGCCAAGGTTCCCGCTACTGTTGAGTCGAAGAGATGCTGTTTTGAAAGGCCAACAGAGTTCATTAGTAGAGGAATCTGATGCACTAGGAAGGTACCCGGAAATCATACATTTCTTCCGTCGTCCGCTGCTTCATGACAGTGCTATTGCAGAGCTGCTGAGGCAGGTCCAAGTAAAGGTTTCAGGTGACATTGTTGACATAAAGACTGAAATTTGTTTCAACATAGGCCTTGATGGTGTACTGTCAGTGGAGAAACTCGGAACGCTTAAGTGGCTTCTGCAGGAGACATTTGAGCCTGAGAATTTTCAGTCAGAGAGCTTTCTCGAGAAAGAAGTTGGCATAGATGCTGGTACCGTAATTGTTGAAGTTGGACCTCGCATGTCCTTTACTACAGCATGGTCAACTAATGCTGGATCAATTTGTCGAGCATGCTCCTTGACAGAAGTGACACGTATGGAGCAGTCAAGAAGATACCTTTTGCGTGTTAAGAAAGGAAGTAAGCCACTGGACGAGCATCAAATTAGAGACTTTGCATCACTTATTCATGATAGAATGACAGAATGTGTTTATCCCGTAAAGCTTACTACATTTCACACCAGTGCTGCTCCTGATCCAGTGATAGTGATTCCTGTCATTGAGAGGGGAAGACAAGCATTGGAAGAGATTAATCTAAAGATGGGTCTTGCATTTGATGAACAAGATATTCAGTACTACACCAGGCTCTTTAGAGATGACATTAAGAGGAATCCTACATCAGTTGAGCTCTTTGATATTGCACAGTCAAACAGCGAGCATAGCAGGCACTGGTTCTTCAATGGGAAACTCATTATAGATGGTGAGACAATGGACAAAACTCTAATGCAAATAGTGAAGGACACTTTAAAGGCAAACCCAAATAATTCTGTGATTGGATTCAAGGACAACTCAAGTGCCATCAAGGGGTTCAAAGTATCCCAGCTGCGTCCAACATCACCTGGAGTGACATCTTCCCTTCACAATATGATCCATGAGCTAGATGTATTATTTACTGCAGAGACACATAATTTTCCTTGTGCTGTAGCTCCCTACCCTGGAGCAGAAACAGGAGCTGGCGGCCGCATAAGGGACACACATGCTACTGGACGGGGATCTTTTGTTGTAGCTTCTACAGCCGGCTATTGTGTTGGTAATCTTCATATCGAGGGGGCCTATGCACCATGGGAAGACCGATCTTTTTCATATCCTTCAAATTTAGCTTCTCCTTTACAAATTCTAATTTTTGCAAGTGACGGGGCATCTGACTATGGCAATAAGTTTGGAGAGCCTTTGATCCAAGGTTACACAAGGACATTTGGTATGAGACTTCCGAATGGCGAGCGACGTGAATGGTTGAAACCTATAATGTTCAGTGGAGGTATTGGACAAATTGACCATGTACATGTATCAAAGGGAGAGCCAGAAGTTGGAATGCTTGTTGTAAAGATCGGAGGTCCAGCTTATCGAATTGGAATGGGAGGTGGTGCTGCTTCAAGCATGGTCAGTGGGCAAAATGATGCAGAACTAGATTTTAATGCAGTGCAACGAGGAGATGCTGAAATGGCTCAGAAGCTATATCGTGTAGTCCGTGCTTGTATTgaaatgggagataaaaatcctATTATTAGCATCCATGATCAAGGAGCTGGGGGAAATTGTAATGTTGTAAAAGAAATTATTTATCCTGAAGGAGCTGAAATTGATATCCGTTCTATAGTTGTTGGTGATCATACCATGTCAGTTCTAGAGATTTGGGGGGCAGAGTACCAAGAACAGGATGCTTTGTTAGTTAAATCAGAGAGCCGGAGTTTATTGCAATCTGTATGTGACAGGGAAAGAGTTTCTATGGCTGTTATTGGTACCATCAATGGCAGTGGGCAAATTGTGTTAGTTGATAGCTTGGCGATTGACCATTGCAAAACAAATGGGCTTCCTCTACCACCGCCTGTTGAGAATCTTGAACTTGAGAAGGTGCTTGGAGATATGCCACAGAAAATCTTTGAGTTCAAGCGAGTACCTACAATGATGGAGCCGTTGGATATTGCACCTGCTACTACATTATTAGACTGTTTGAAGAGGGTCTTAAAACTACCTTCAGTTTGTTCTAAACGTTTCTTAACGACGAAAGTTGACAGGTGTGTTACAGGACTCGTGGCACAACAACAAACTGTAGGTCCCCTCCAGCTACCACTTGCTGATGTTGCTGTTATTGCCCAGTCTTATGCAAATTTAACTGGTGGTGCTTGTGCAATAGGAGAGCAACCACTGAAAGGTTTATTGAATCCAAAAGCTATGGCAAGATTGGCTCTTGGTGAATCATTGACCAATTTAGTTTGGGCAAAAATTACATCTCTTGGAGATGTAAAAGCCAGTGGTAATTGGATGTATGCTGCAAAATTGGATGGAGAAGGAGCAGCCATGTATGATGCTGCTATGTCTCTCTCAGAATCTATGATACAGTTGGGTATAGCCATCGATGGGGGAAAAGATAGTCTTTCTATGGCAGCAAATGCAGCTGGTGAGGTTGTCAAAGCTCCTGGTAACCTAGTTATTAGCACATATGTAACCTGTCCTGATATAAGGAAGACGGTAACTCCTGACCTAAAGCTCGGAGATGATGGTATTCTTTTACACATTGATCTAGCGAAAGGACATCGGCGATTAGGTGGTTCTGCACTTGCACAGGCATTTGACCAAGTTGGTGATGAGTGCCCTGATCTTGATGATGTACTATACCTGAAAAAGGTGTTTGAGGCTGTTCAGGAACTCCTGAGTGAGCAATTAATTTCTGCTGGCCATGACATTAGTGATGGTGGGATTATTGTTTGTATTCTCGAGATGGCATTTGCTGGTAATTGTGGTGTGCAATTGAACTTGAGTTCCAAGGGCCATGGCCCTTTTCAAGTATTATTTGCGGAAGAACTCGGTCTTGTTCTTGAGGTCAATTCACTACACGCTGACAAGGTTATGCAAAAACTCAAAGCAGTTGGAGTTTCTGGCGAGATAATTGGGAATGTCACTGCTATGCCAACTATAGAGTTGTCCGTCGATGGAATCAAACTACTGAAAGAAGAAACATCTTTCCTTAGGGACTTGTGGGAGGAGACAAGTTTTCAACTCGAGGGATTGCAAAGGCTAGCTTCTTGTGTTGAATTGGAGAAGGAAGGTCTAAAACATAGACATGCACCTTCATGGACATTGTCGTTCACTCCAAAGTTCACTGATGAAAAGCTGATCCTTGCTACTTCAAAACCCAGAGTAGCTATCATTCGAGAGGAAGGTAGCAACGGCGATAGAGAAATGTCGGCAGCATTCCATGCTGCTGGATTTGAACCATGGGATGTAACAATGTCAGACCTTCTGCTTGGACAAGTCTCTCTGAACAAGTTTCGCGGCGTTGCATTTGTTGGTGGCTTTAGTTATGCAGATGTGCTTGATTCAGCAAAAGGTTGGTCTGCCTCAATTAGATTTAACCAGCCTCTACTGCAACAATTTCAAGACTTCTACCACCGTCCAGACACCTTTAGCCTAGGTGTTTGCAATGGGTGTCAGCTCATGGCCCTTCTTGGATGGGTGCCTGGCGCTGGTGTGGGAGGATCCCTTGGTGATGGTGGAGATATGTCACAGCCAAGGTTCATTCACAATGAATCTGGCCGCTTCGAGTGTCGCTTTACAAGTGTCCGGATTGGAAAGTCCCCCGCTATGATGTTTGAAGGTATGGAGGGTAGCACATTGGGTGTTTGGGCAGCTCATGGTGAGGGAAGAGCATACTTCCCTGATGACGGTGTTCTAGATCGCATTCTGAAGTCTGACCTGGCCCCTCTACGTTATTGTGACGACGAAGGCAGCGTATCGGAGGTTTATCCTTTCAACCCAAATGGATCTCCACTCGGAATTGCTGCACTTTGTTCTCCCGACGGAAGGCACCTTGCCATGATGCCGCATCCTGAAAGGTGTTTTATGATGTGGCAGTTCCCATGGTTTCCGAAGGAATGGGATGCTGACAAGAGAGGGCCTAGTCCATGGCTACGCATGTTTCAGAATGCTCGCGAATGGTGCTCTTGA
- the LOC122036231 gene encoding uncharacterized protein LOC122036231, with product MDAVMLQRRRPLKVRDRNSSTRSQEGWAEAAAAALTKTMRPPVPQMDLSGRAGGLGIELLNQSNYKLNAKAEFVLKRSISPSLFDHIVRCKSAHEIWQTFDKLFNKKDEAQPWASYLTGGDGKLSNLQQYSGRKAIVTADNTVHQVKNQGTVIINGKHQDLIMLDNVYHVPGMRKNLFSVANAIDAGHFVLFRPHDVKFRRNIKELKVDVVHIGKRANDLFVLSASNLYVEKMSSNDNLAIWHARLGHVDMEKLKAMVKLKLVDGMPQLNNFSEGHIYEGVSMGRNISFLSKDQYQGVRVLLNSFRVT from the exons ATGGATGCAGTCATGCTGCAGAGACGTAGACCTCTTAAAGTTCGTGATAGAAACAGTTCAACGAGGAGTCAAGAAGGATGGGCGGAGGCCGCCGCCGCCGCGTTGACTAAAACGATGCGTCCT CCAGTGCCTCAAATGGATCTAAGTGGTCGTGCTGGTGGCCTTGGTATTGAGTTGCTAAATCAGTCAAATTACAAG TTAAATGCAAAGGCTGAGTTTGTCTTGAAGAGATCCATTTCACCTAGCCTATTTGATCATATAGTGAGATGCAAATCTGCTCATGAGATATGGCAGACATTTGATAAGTTGTTCAATAAGAAGGATGAGGCTCA ACCATGGGCATCATATCTCACTGGGGGCGATGGAAAACTCTCCAACCTTCAACAATACAGTGGCCGTAAAGCTATTGTTACAGCTGATAATACAGTCCATCAAGTGAAGAATCAAGGCACGGTGATCATAAATGGGAAGCACCAAGACTTGATAATGCTTGACAATGTGTACCATGTTCCGGGCATGCGTAAGAATCTGTTTTCAGTGGCAAATGCTATTGATGCTGGTCATTTCGTGCTATTCAGACCCCATGATGTGAAGTTTCGTCGGAATATCAAGGAGTTGAAAGTTGATGTTGTTCACATCGGCAAGAGAgcaaatgatttatttgttttgtcTGCTTCAAATTTGTATGTGGAAAAGATGAGTAGCAATGATAATCTCGCTATTTGGCATGCCAGACTTGGGCATGTCGACATGGAGAAATTAAAGGCTATGGTGAAGTTGAAATTAGTTGATGGGATGCCTCAATTAAATAACTTCAGCGAAGGTCATATATATGAAGGGGTCAGTATGGGAAGGAACATCAGCTTTCTTTCAAAAGATCAATATCAAGGTGTGAGGGTCCTCTTGAACTCGTTCAGAGTGACTTAA
- the LOC122036283 gene encoding putative wall-associated receptor kinase-like 16, with protein MTETKQSMPFYYSFLLPLIVIATVATTVAASNITTLPGCPAKCGDIAVPYPFGIGAGCALESFQLTCNGTRLFFSNYEIDSISLDPPEVTIQLNASWKCYNATGYVVGQESPSFETGLTKPYRLSTRNTFAAVGCNTFAAFDDYEGYFASGCVSLCHQESVVVDGACYGVGCCRSPVPKDVWYYHPCSDDRFNKSQVVDFSPCSYWFLIDNDKFQFRAAESRMSGRGGFTTPVALDWAVRTPATSCEAARRNTSTYACRSDNNECYETTNGEGYLCNCSTGYRGNPYLAGGCQDINECDLKEEFPCYGQCTNNNGSYVCSCPSGQEGDPTREHGCRSKDSFTLALKIVTGAGVGVLFLLLLSLMAYLGSKRRRLIETKRRFFEQNGGLLLQKSITAKQSIGFRIFAEKELEKATNGFDDDRVLGTGGHGTVYKGVLDDRTEVAIKKSKVMDEGQRKEFAQELLILSQLNHKNVVKILGCCLEVEVPMLVYEYVPNGTLYGFIHRKEAISIDTRLKLAAEAAEALAYLHSSASPPIIHGDVKSANVLLDWDFSAKVSDFGASRLAPTDEVQLATLVQGTCGYLDPEYMVTSQLTEKSDVYSFGVVLLELLTRRKALCFERPEEDRCLAASFAKAMEKGRLEEVVDEQVLVTEGREAEYVIRDVAELARCCLRMTREERPAMREVAEALQRLRRWREHPWMRLDLEEEASLLGRD; from the exons ATGACGGAAACGAAGCAGAGCATGCCTTTCTATTATTCTTTCCTTCTTCCCCTAATTGTGATAGCAACAGTAGCAACGACGGTGGCAGCGAGCAATATCACGACGTTGCCTGGTTGCCCGGCGAAGTGCGGCGACATCGCCGTCCCTTACCCATTTGGGATCGGCGCCGGTTGTGCCCTCGAAAGCTTCCAACTCACCTGTAATGGCACCAGACTCTTCTTCTCAAACTACGAGATCGACTCCATCTCCCTCGACCCGCCGGAGGTCACCATCCAGCTCAACGCGAGCTGGAAGTGCTACAACGCCACCGGATACGTCGTCGGCCAAGAGTCTCCCTCCTTCGAGACCGGCCTAACCAAGCCCTACCGGCTCTCCACCCGCAACACCTTCGCCGCTGTCGGATGCAACACCTTCGCCGCCTTCGACGACTACGAAGGCTACTTTGCTAGCGGCTGCGTGTCGCTCTGCCACCAGGAGAGCGTTGTCGTTGACGGGGCTTGCTACGGCGTTGGTTGTTGCCGGTCGCCGGTTCCTAAGGATGTGTGGTACTACCATCCGTGCTCCGATGACAGGTTCAACAAGTCACAGGTGGTGGATTTCAGCCCCTGCAGCTACTGGTTCCTCATCGACAACGACAAGTTCCAGTTCCGGGCGGCAGAGTCGAGGATGAGTGGCAGGGGAGGGTTCACGACGCCGGTGGCGCTGGACTGGGCCGTGAGAACTCCTGCCACGAGCTGTGAGGCGGCGAGGAGGAACACGTCGACTTATGCCTGCCGGAGTGACAACAACGAGTGCTACGAGACGACGAATGGAGAAGGGTACCTCTGCAACTGCTCCACGGGGTACCGGGGCAATCCATACCTCGCCGGCGGATGTCAAGATATCAACGAGTGCGACCTTAAAGAGGAGTTCCCCTGCTACGGCCAGTGCACGAACAATAATGGAAGCTATGTTTGCTCGTGCCCATCGGGACAAGAAGGCGATCCTACTCGAGAACATGGCTGCCGATCGAAGGATAGCTTCACGCTCGCTCTCAAAATCGTCACTG GTGCCGGCGTCGGCGTGCTCTTCCTCCTGCTGCTGTCTCTGATGGCGTACTTGGGATCCAAAAGGCGAAGGCTCATCGAGACGAAACGCAGATTCTTCGAGCAAAACGGCGGCCTCCTCCTGCAAAAGAGCATCACTGCTAAACAGAGCATCGGGTTTAGGATCTttgcagagaaggaactggagaAGGCGACGAACGGTTTCGACGACGACCGCGTCCTCGGCACCGGCGGCCACGGGACGGTGTACAAGGGCGTGCTCGACGACCGGACCGAGGTGGCGATCAAGAAGTCCAAGGTGATGGACGAGGGGCAGCGGAAGGAGTTCGCGCAGGAGCTGCTCATCCTCTCGCAGCTCAACCACAAGAACGTGGTCAAGATTTTAGGGTGTTGCTTGGAGGTCGAGGTGCCGATGTTGGTCTACGAGTACGTACCCAACGGCACCCTCTACGGCTTCATCCACCGGAAAGAGGCGATCTCCATTGACACGAGGCTGAAGCTGGCGGCGGAAGCTGCGGAGGCACTCGCCTACCTGCACTCATCTGCGTCGCCGCCGATCATCCACGGCGACGTGAAGTCGGCCAATGTGCTGCTGGACTGGGATTTCTCGGCGAAGGTGTCGGATTTTGGAGCGTCGAGGCTGGCGCCGACCGACGAGGTGCAACTGGCGACGCTGGTGCAGGGGACGTGCGGGTACTTGGACCCGGAGTACATGGTGACGAGCCAGTTGACGGAGAAGAGCGACGTGTACAGCTTCGGGGTGGTGCTGCTGGAGCTGCTCACGAGGAGGAAGGCGTTGTGCTTCGAGAGGCCGGAGGAGGATCGGTGCTTGGCGGCGAGCTTTGCGAAGGCAATGGAGAAGGGGCGACTGGAGGAGGTGGTGGATGAGCAAGTCCTGGTGACGGAGGGAAGGGAAGCAGAGTACGTGATCAGGGACGTTGCAGAGCTGGCGAGGTGTTGCTTGCGGATGACGAGGGAGGAGAGGCCGGCGATGAGGGAGGTGGCAGAGGCGTTGCAGAGGTTGAGGAGGTGGAGAGAACATCCGTGGATGCGTCTTGATCTGGAGGAGGAAGCGAGTTTACTTGGAAGAGATTGA
- the LOC122036284 gene encoding protein disulfide-isomerase LQY1, chloroplastic-like, with protein MALAPPVVATLCPSFFASPSANPRLTFPPNPPAIRHRPPASYPRVRALDLDQDTLVAISVGVVSVAVGIGIPVFYESQIDSAAKRENSQPCFPCNGSGAQQCRFCTGSGKITVALGGENEVSQCINCDGAGTLTCTTCQGTGIQPRYLDRREFKDDD; from the exons ATGGCTTTGGCGCCGCCCGTCGTTGCCACCCTCTGCCCTTCCTTCTTCGCCTCCCCCTCCGCCAACCCCCGGCTCACCTTCCCACCTAATCCACCGGCGATTCGCCACCGTCCTCCCGCCTCGTACCCCCGCGTTCGAGCCCTCGACCTGGACCAGGACACG CTCGTCGCGATCTCCGTGGGGGTTGTGAGTGTTGCGGTGGGGATTGGTATACCCGTGTTCTACGAGTCTCAGATTGATAGTGCT GCTAAGCGGGAGAATTCCCAGCCTTGTTTTCCTTGCAATGGATCCGGCGCTC AACAATGCAGATTTTGCACTGGAAGTGGCAAGATCACTGTAGCATTAGGAGGTGAAAATGAAGTCTCACAGTGCATCAACTGTGATGGTGCTGGTACCTTAACCTGCACTACTTGTCAAGGCACTGGAATCCAACCGCGATATCTTGATCGAAG AGAGTTCAAGGATGATGATTGA